The following proteins are encoded in a genomic region of Chloroflexota bacterium:
- the dnaK gene encoding molecular chaperone DnaK, which yields MPKVIGIDLGTTNSVVAVMEGGEPVVIPNAEGSRLTPSVVAVNPKTGERLVGQVAKRQAITNPDNTIFSIKRFMGRKLDDPAVERDRKLVPYQLSAAENGDVRVKLGEKTYSPQEISAMILQKLKRDAEAYLGEPVTQAVITVPAYFNDSQRQATKDAGTIAGLEVLRIINEPTASALAYGLGKQNDEEVAVYDLGGGTFDISILRLGDGVFEVISTNGDTHLGGDDFDQRIIDWICDEFKAQEGIDMRQDRMALQRLKEAAEKAKVELSSVLQAEINLPFITADASGPKHLVLTLTRAKLEQLTGDLIERTKGPVSQALNDANLQPSAVEEVVLVGGQTRMPAVVEMVKKYFNREPHKGVNPDEVVAIGAAIQAGVLQGDVKNVLLLDVTPLTLGIETLGGVMTPLIPRNTTVPTAKSQVFSTAADNQTSVEIHVLQGERPMAHDNKSIGRFILDGILPAPRGLPQIEVTFDIDANGILSVSAKDKATGREQRITITASSGLSKDEIEKMTKEAEAHAEEDKRAREVIESKNNADSLAYSAEKILREDDGKLPAALKDEVQQHISAVRTALERDDPNEIRSATEALSQAMQKLGAAVYGQAGAPGQGEPPKGGDEGTVEGEFREV from the coding sequence ATGCCAAAAGTGATCGGCATAGATCTCGGGACTACCAACTCTGTCGTAGCGGTGATGGAGGGCGGCGAGCCAGTCGTTATCCCAAACGCCGAAGGCAGCCGGTTGACACCGTCCGTCGTGGCCGTGAATCCCAAGACGGGTGAGCGTCTGGTTGGCCAGGTGGCCAAGCGCCAGGCGATCACAAATCCGGATAACACCATCTTCTCCATCAAGCGCTTCATGGGTCGAAAACTGGACGATCCTGCGGTGGAGCGAGACCGAAAGCTGGTGCCGTATCAACTCAGCGCCGCGGAGAACGGTGACGTGCGTGTCAAGCTGGGGGAAAAGACCTATTCGCCCCAGGAGATCTCCGCGATGATCCTCCAGAAGCTCAAGCGCGACGCGGAAGCGTATCTGGGCGAGCCCGTGACCCAGGCCGTGATCACCGTGCCCGCGTACTTCAACGACAGCCAGCGCCAGGCGACGAAAGACGCCGGAACGATTGCCGGGCTCGAAGTTCTCCGCATCATCAACGAGCCCACCGCGTCGGCCCTGGCGTACGGCTTGGGGAAGCAGAACGACGAGGAGGTGGCGGTCTACGACCTCGGCGGCGGCACCTTCGACATCTCCATCCTCCGATTAGGCGATGGCGTGTTCGAGGTCATTTCCACCAACGGCGACACCCACCTGGGCGGCGATGATTTCGACCAGCGCATCATCGATTGGATCTGCGATGAATTCAAAGCGCAGGAGGGCATCGACATGCGGCAGGACCGCATGGCCCTCCAGCGTCTGAAGGAGGCGGCCGAGAAGGCGAAAGTGGAGCTATCGTCCGTCTTGCAGGCGGAGATCAACCTTCCCTTCATCACGGCGGACGCCTCTGGCCCGAAACACCTCGTCCTCACCCTCACGAGGGCCAAGCTGGAGCAGCTGACGGGCGACCTCATAGAGCGGACGAAGGGACCCGTAAGCCAGGCGCTGAACGACGCAAACCTCCAGCCGAGCGCGGTGGAGGAAGTCGTCCTGGTTGGCGGCCAGACGCGCATGCCGGCCGTCGTCGAGATGGTCAAGAAGTACTTCAACCGGGAGCCCCACAAGGGGGTGAACCCAGACGAGGTTGTTGCGATCGGCGCGGCGATCCAGGCTGGCGTGCTCCAGGGTGACGTCAAGAACGTGTTACTCCTCGACGTGACGCCCCTAACCCTGGGGATCGAAACCTTGGGGGGCGTCATGACGCCCCTCATCCCACGCAACACCACGGTTCCTACGGCCAAAAGCCAGGTCTTCAGCACGGCGGCCGACAACCAGACGTCGGTCGAGATCCACGTTCTCCAGGGCGAGCGGCCGATGGCCCACGACAATAAGAGCATCGGACGATTTATTCTGGATGGCATCCTCCCGGCGCCCCGTGGGCTGCCTCAGATCGAAGTGACGTTCGACATCGATGCCAACGGGATCCTCTCAGTCTCGGCAAAGGACAAAGCGACGGGCCGCGAGCAGCGCATCACCATTACGGCGTCCAGCGGTCTCAGCAAGGACGAGATCGAGAAGATGACGAAGGAGGCCGAGGCCCATGCCGAGGAGGACAAGCGCGCTCGAGAGGTCATCGAGAGCAAGAACAACGCCGACTCTCTCGCATACTCCGCGGAAAAGATCCTGCGCGAGGACGACGGCAAACTGCCCGCGGCGCTAAAGGACGAGGTGCAGCAGCACATTTCTGCCGTTCGAACCGCGCTGGAACGTGATGACCCGAATGAGATACGCTCCGCAACGGAAGCATTGAGCCAAGCCATGCAGAAGCTGGGCGCCGCTGTCTATGGCCAGGCTGGCGCTCCCGGCCAGGGAGAGCCGCCCAAGGGCGGCGATGAAGGCACCGTGGAAGGCGAATTTCGAGAGGTTTGA
- the dnaJ gene encoding molecular chaperone DnaJ: protein MARSKRDYYEVLGVPRSASEDDIRRAFRKLAFEYHPDRNSSSDAADRFKEISEAYEVLQDSQKRQSYDRFGHAGVDSSFNGGFAGGFADFGFEDIFDTFFGRSSAGRRPRAQRGADLRTDVSISFEDAVFGTKRDLEIQKLETCSACAGSGLEAGTKPERCARCDGTGEVRRSHQSIFGQFVNVSVCDRCGGEGQVIKTPCSACRGSGRVEVAKHIELTIPAGIDDGTQIRLTGEGEPPDRRRGGRVPGDLYVTVHAPSQQSLEWEGYTLVLRRQNHDLVLDIPVNVADATLGASYTLPGLDGPVEINVPAGTQYGKVFRIKGKGVPHLRENRRGDLQVRVHVMVPTDLTREQKDLFKKLGETFHKTNNANAKSLFDKVKEAFGV, encoded by the coding sequence ATGGCCAGGAGCAAGCGCGACTACTACGAGGTGCTGGGCGTTCCACGCTCCGCATCGGAAGATGACATTCGCCGGGCCTTTCGGAAGCTCGCATTCGAATACCATCCGGACCGGAATTCGAGCTCGGATGCGGCTGATCGGTTCAAGGAGATCAGCGAAGCGTACGAGGTCCTTCAAGATTCACAGAAGCGGCAATCGTACGATCGGTTTGGTCACGCCGGCGTCGATTCATCCTTCAATGGCGGGTTCGCCGGCGGCTTCGCCGACTTCGGTTTCGAGGACATTTTCGACACGTTCTTCGGCCGGAGCTCGGCGGGTCGTCGTCCTCGTGCGCAGCGCGGCGCGGATCTTCGCACTGACGTGAGCATCTCCTTCGAAGACGCCGTCTTTGGGACGAAGCGGGATCTGGAAATCCAAAAGCTCGAGACGTGCAGCGCGTGCGCGGGCTCGGGGCTCGAAGCGGGAACCAAACCGGAGCGGTGCGCTCGCTGCGATGGAACCGGAGAGGTTCGCCGATCTCATCAGTCGATCTTCGGACAGTTCGTCAACGTCAGCGTGTGCGACCGATGCGGTGGCGAGGGTCAGGTCATTAAGACGCCCTGCAGCGCGTGTCGCGGGAGCGGTCGCGTTGAGGTCGCGAAGCACATCGAGCTGACGATTCCCGCCGGAATCGACGACGGGACGCAGATTCGGCTCACCGGCGAGGGAGAGCCGCCGGATCGGCGACGTGGGGGTCGCGTTCCGGGCGATCTGTACGTCACCGTGCACGCGCCATCGCAGCAGTCGCTGGAGTGGGAGGGCTACACTCTCGTGCTTCGGCGCCAAAACCACGACCTGGTGCTGGACATACCGGTCAACGTGGCGGATGCGACGCTGGGCGCGAGCTACACCCTCCCCGGGCTGGATGGCCCGGTTGAGATCAACGTCCCTGCGGGAACCCAGTATGGAAAGGTTTTCCGAATTAAGGGAAAGGGTGTCCCCCACCTCCGCGAGAACCGCCGCGGGGATCTTCAGGTCCGCGTGCACGTCATGGTTCCGAC